A genomic segment from Bradyrhizobium sp. ISRA430 encodes:
- a CDS encoding FixH family protein yields MTTFNVARAAVAVLIGAALTGTAHAEIKNYEFRLVQPTVKAGDDRIVAVRLVDKTTGKAVPDAVVFASRLDMAPDGMQEMATKVTPMPATELGTYRFKATFGMAGRWQLSLGAKVQGETGTVENKLVVTAEQ; encoded by the coding sequence ATGACAACGTTCAACGTCGCGCGCGCCGCCGTGGCCGTGCTGATCGGCGCTGCCCTCACGGGTACTGCGCATGCCGAAATCAAGAATTACGAGTTCCGGCTCGTTCAGCCGACCGTAAAGGCCGGAGACGATCGCATCGTGGCGGTGCGACTTGTCGACAAGACCACCGGCAAGGCCGTGCCCGACGCGGTGGTCTTCGCCAGCCGGCTCGACATGGCTCCGGACGGCATGCAGGAGATGGCCACCAAGGTCACGCCCATGCCGGCGACCGAGCTCGGCACCTACCGATTCAAGGCGACCTTCGGCATGGCTGGACGATGGCAGCTTTCGCTTGGCGCCAAGGTGCAAGGCGAAACCGGAACGGTCGAAAATAAGCTCGTCGTCACGGCCGAGCAATGA
- a CDS encoding class I SAM-dependent methyltransferase — protein sequence MSFYQDRMLPWLTHLAMRQAQLVPYRTRVASAATGRVLALGIGPGLNLGFYGPSVTQIIGIDPSSKLLEIARDAGRRHASHLELIEGSAEAIPLENASVDTVVTTWTMCSIPDVSRALSEARRILKPGGQLLFVEHGRAPEASVQWWQDHLTPPWKVIAGGCHLNRAIADLIRSNGFAVEDLNVGYMRGPKPMTFMYEGRAVPHP from the coding sequence ATGAGCTTCTATCAGGACAGGATGTTGCCTTGGCTGACGCATCTCGCGATGCGCCAAGCCCAGCTCGTGCCGTATCGTACCCGGGTAGCATCCGCCGCGACGGGCCGCGTCCTCGCGCTCGGAATAGGTCCGGGGCTCAATCTCGGCTTCTACGGGCCGAGCGTGACGCAAATCATTGGCATTGATCCATCATCAAAGCTGCTGGAGATCGCGCGCGACGCCGGCCGGCGGCACGCAAGCCACCTCGAGCTGATCGAGGGCTCCGCGGAAGCCATTCCGCTGGAGAATGCAAGCGTGGACACCGTCGTGACAACGTGGACGATGTGCAGCATCCCCGACGTCAGTCGCGCGCTCTCGGAAGCGCGGCGCATCCTGAAGCCGGGCGGACAGCTCCTATTCGTTGAGCATGGCCGTGCGCCCGAGGCCAGCGTGCAATGGTGGCAGGATCATTTGACCCCGCCCTGGAAGGTCATCGCGGGCGGCTGCCATCTCAATCGTGCCATCGCGGACCTGATCCGCAGCAACGGTTTCGCCGTCGAGGATCTCAATGTCGGCTACATGCGGGGACCAAAGCCGATGACGTTCATGTATGAAGGTCGGGCCGTCCCACACCCGTAA
- the pepT gene encoding peptidase T gives MSSLTFTHTVTERFLRYVTIDTQSDPESPSSPSTEKQKDLGRVLVTELKAMGVTDAHLDDYGYVYATIPANTDKKVPVICFCSHMDTSPDCSGKDVKPQVVKNYRGGDITLSGDPTQVIRFAEHPALKNQIGNDIITTDGTTLLGADNKAGVAEIMDAAHFFINNPDVKHGTIKILFTPDEEIGRGVDNVDLKKLGADFGYTMDGESAGSVEDETFSADGATITINGVSAHPGYAKGKMEHAIKIAAAIIERLPKEGCSPETTSGKHGFLHPIGISGALEQAALAFIVRDFTEEGLKEKEALLEGIVKDVMKEYPRSTYRFEVREQYRNMKQVIDRHPHILEYAIEAIRRAGLRPMRTAIRGGTDGSRLSFMGLPCPNIFAGEHAFHSRLEWVSRQDMEKAVQTIVHLAMIWEERA, from the coding sequence ATGTCCTCCCTCACCTTCACGCATACCGTGACCGAGCGCTTCCTGCGCTACGTCACCATCGACACCCAATCCGATCCTGAATCTCCCTCCTCGCCCTCGACCGAGAAGCAGAAGGATCTCGGCCGCGTGCTCGTCACCGAGCTCAAGGCCATGGGCGTCACTGATGCCCATCTCGATGACTATGGCTACGTCTATGCGACGATCCCGGCCAACACAGACAAGAAAGTGCCGGTGATCTGCTTCTGCTCGCACATGGACACCTCGCCCGATTGCTCCGGCAAGGACGTCAAGCCGCAGGTCGTGAAGAACTATCGCGGCGGCGACATCACACTATCGGGCGATCCCACCCAGGTGATCCGCTTTGCCGAGCACCCGGCGCTGAAGAACCAGATCGGCAACGACATCATCACCACCGACGGCACCACGCTGTTGGGGGCCGACAACAAGGCCGGCGTCGCCGAGATCATGGATGCCGCGCATTTCTTCATCAACAATCCCGACGTGAAGCACGGCACCATCAAGATCCTGTTCACGCCCGACGAGGAGATCGGCCGCGGCGTCGACAATGTCGACCTGAAGAAGCTGGGAGCCGACTTCGGCTACACCATGGACGGCGAGAGCGCCGGCAGCGTCGAGGATGAGACTTTCTCGGCCGACGGCGCCACCATCACCATCAATGGCGTCAGCGCCCATCCCGGCTACGCCAAGGGCAAGATGGAGCACGCGATCAAGATCGCCGCCGCCATCATCGAGCGGCTGCCAAAGGAAGGCTGCTCGCCCGAGACCACGTCAGGCAAGCATGGTTTCCTGCATCCGATCGGCATTAGCGGCGCGCTCGAGCAGGCGGCGCTCGCTTTCATCGTGCGCGACTTCACCGAAGAGGGCCTGAAGGAGAAGGAGGCCCTGCTCGAAGGCATCGTCAAGGACGTGATGAAGGAGTATCCGCGCTCGACCTACCGGTTCGAGGTCAGAGAGCAGTACCGCAACATGAAGCAGGTGATCGACCGTCACCCGCACATCCTGGAATACGCCATCGAGGCCATCCGCCGCGCCGGCCTGCGTCCGATGCGCACCGCGATCCGCGGCGGCACGGACGGCTCGCGGCTGTCATTCATGGGCCTGCCCTGTCCCAACATCTTCGCCGGCGAGCACGCATTCCACTCGCGCCTGGAATGGGTCAGCCGGCAGGACATGGAGAAGGCGGTACAGACCATCGTGCATCTCGCGATGATCTGGGAAGAGCGCGCGTAG
- a CDS encoding HU family DNA-binding protein, producing the protein MAKKAAAPATITLKHLAAAIAEGQELSKKHAEAILTNMVDLITKHLKKGDRVRIVGLGILQVRKRAARTGRNPATGEPIHIKASKKVAFRPVKELKEAI; encoded by the coding sequence ATGGCGAAGAAGGCAGCCGCTCCAGCCACCATCACGCTCAAGCACCTCGCCGCCGCCATCGCGGAAGGCCAGGAGCTTTCGAAAAAGCATGCCGAGGCGATCCTGACCAACATGGTCGACCTGATCACCAAGCACCTGAAGAAGGGCGACCGTGTCCGGATCGTGGGCCTCGGCATTCTCCAGGTCCGCAAGCGCGCCGCGCGCACCGGGCGCAATCCCGCCACCGGCGAGCCGATCCACATCAAGGCCAGCAAGAAGGTCGCATTCCGCCCGGTCAAGGAACTCAAAGAGGCGATCTGA
- a CDS encoding MFS transporter has translation MVDVTSQVPVQTAAAAKPSARRYYVLGLLTIIYALNFLDRTIFNVLIEPIKKEFALSDTMMGLLAGFGFALFYSLLGIPIARVADRLNRRNIVAMAFAFWSAMTALCGAASSVTSLALARIGVGIGESAGSPASQSIVADLFAKNERPRALGIYAIGTYLGVFLGYFVGGYVSQHYGWRMAFYVAGLPGVLLAAILWLTISEPKRGAMQENFVPEPLGPTLRFLASQRSFVIVLIGFCLTTYTNYATAAWIPPFLARVHHLSSVEIGTYAGTFKGLAGMAGTLLGGFVVAQVSRRDDRWKLWAPAITSGLAGPVFALCMLTQDFAMMVAMLALTSFLVGFHLGPIFAIAQTVAKPSMRALASALIALTATCFGQGVGPLAVGMVNDALKGSYGTDAVRYSLLSAAITTTLGALLFVWAARPIRADIARAAA, from the coding sequence ATGGTCGATGTGACGTCACAAGTGCCGGTGCAAACGGCCGCCGCGGCAAAGCCCTCGGCGCGGCGCTACTACGTGCTGGGACTGCTCACCATCATCTATGCGCTGAACTTCCTCGATCGCACGATCTTCAATGTCCTGATCGAGCCGATCAAGAAGGAGTTTGCGCTCAGCGACACCATGATGGGCCTGCTCGCGGGCTTCGGCTTCGCGCTGTTCTACTCCTTGCTCGGCATCCCCATCGCACGCGTGGCCGACCGGCTCAACCGGCGCAACATCGTCGCGATGGCGTTTGCGTTCTGGAGCGCGATGACGGCGCTGTGCGGCGCGGCCTCGAGCGTGACCTCGCTGGCGCTGGCCAGAATCGGCGTCGGCATCGGCGAATCCGCAGGCTCGCCGGCCTCGCAATCGATCGTCGCCGATCTCTTTGCCAAGAACGAGCGTCCGCGCGCGCTCGGCATCTACGCCATCGGCACCTATCTCGGCGTCTTTCTCGGTTATTTCGTCGGCGGCTACGTCAGTCAGCACTATGGCTGGCGGATGGCGTTCTATGTCGCGGGCCTGCCCGGCGTCCTGCTCGCCGCGATCCTGTGGCTGACGATCTCCGAGCCGAAGCGCGGCGCGATGCAGGAGAACTTCGTGCCCGAACCGCTCGGCCCGACGCTGCGCTTCCTCGCCTCGCAACGAAGCTTTGTCATCGTGCTGATCGGCTTCTGCCTCACCACCTACACCAATTACGCGACCGCGGCCTGGATCCCGCCGTTCCTCGCCCGCGTGCATCATCTGTCGAGCGTGGAGATCGGCACCTATGCCGGCACTTTCAAGGGACTCGCTGGCATGGCCGGGACCCTGCTCGGCGGCTTCGTGGTGGCGCAAGTGAGTCGCCGCGACGATCGCTGGAAGCTGTGGGCGCCCGCGATCACCTCAGGGCTCGCCGGGCCCGTGTTCGCGCTGTGCATGCTGACGCAGGATTTCGCGATGATGGTGGCCATGCTGGCGCTCACCTCGTTCCTGGTCGGCTTTCATCTCGGGCCGATCTTCGCGATCGCGCAGACCGTGGCGAAACCCAGCATGCGGGCGCTGGCCTCCGCCCTCATCGCGCTGACCGCGACCTGCTTCGGCCAGGGTGTCGGCCCGCTCGCGGTGGGAATGGTCAATGACGCGCTGAAGGGCAGCTATGGCACCGATGCGGTGCGCTATTCGCTGCTCTCGGCCGCGATCACGACCACCCTCGGCGCCCTCCTGTTCGTCTGGGCGGCCCGCCCGATCAGAGCGGATATCGCTCGCGCTGCGGCCTGA
- a CDS encoding aromatic ring-hydroxylating dioxygenase subunit alpha produces MSNTQRDRDLGTAYAMKPARTRTELTSVVRGTPMGELLRRYWHPVGLAGDATDTPKKVRALGEDLILFRDKHGRVGLLHARCCHRGTTLYYGKVEEDGIRCCYHGWKFDTEGHCLEQPCEPDGGQFKDKVRQPWYPVEERYGLIFAYMGPAEKRPVLPRYECLETMDEGEFVEADDSSIGGGGPAIIPCNWLQHFENVVDPYHVPVLHGSFSGPQFTNMMASMPEVKFDKTPRGIAVRSIRKQDDGKVFYRVTEAALPTLRVVPNPRVAQFARVESIGWTLPIDDTSFRIYVAGRVKNAGDIGRMRSKFNGKFWWDMTEAEHQQFPGDYEAQVGQGPVTVHSEEHFGQSDRGILMIRRMLSDQLEALAAGRDPVGISFEEGAPAVEFEAGNYIREG; encoded by the coding sequence ATGAGCAACACTCAGCGGGATCGCGATCTCGGCACGGCCTATGCGATGAAGCCGGCGCGCACGCGCACCGAGCTGACCTCTGTCGTCCGTGGCACACCCATGGGTGAACTGCTCCGCCGCTACTGGCATCCGGTCGGCCTCGCCGGTGACGCCACCGACACGCCGAAGAAAGTGCGCGCGCTGGGCGAGGATCTGATCCTGTTCCGCGACAAGCATGGGCGCGTCGGACTCCTGCACGCCCGCTGCTGCCACCGCGGCACCACGCTCTACTATGGCAAGGTCGAGGAAGACGGCATCCGCTGCTGCTATCACGGCTGGAAGTTCGACACCGAAGGCCACTGCCTCGAGCAACCCTGCGAGCCCGACGGCGGCCAGTTCAAGGACAAGGTGCGCCAGCCGTGGTACCCGGTCGAGGAACGCTACGGGCTGATCTTCGCCTACATGGGCCCGGCCGAGAAACGCCCGGTGCTGCCGCGCTACGAGTGCCTGGAGACCATGGACGAGGGCGAGTTCGTCGAAGCGGACGATTCCTCGATCGGCGGCGGCGGGCCCGCGATCATCCCCTGCAACTGGCTGCAGCATTTCGAGAACGTGGTCGATCCCTACCACGTGCCGGTGCTGCACGGCTCGTTCAGCGGTCCGCAATTCACCAACATGATGGCCTCGATGCCGGAGGTGAAGTTCGACAAAACGCCGCGCGGCATTGCCGTACGTTCGATCCGCAAGCAGGACGACGGCAAGGTGTTTTACCGCGTCACTGAAGCCGCCCTCCCCACCTTGCGCGTGGTTCCGAATCCGCGCGTGGCGCAGTTCGCCCGGGTCGAGTCGATCGGCTGGACGCTGCCGATCGACGACACTTCGTTCCGCATCTATGTCGCCGGCCGCGTCAAGAATGCCGGTGACATCGGCCGCATGCGTTCGAAATTCAACGGCAAGTTCTGGTGGGACATGACCGAGGCCGAGCACCAGCAATTCCCGGGCGACTACGAAGCCCAGGTCGGCCAGGGCCCGGTGACCGTCCACTCCGAGGAGCATTTCGGCCAGAGCGACCGCGGCATCCTGATGATCCGCCGGATGCTGAGCGACCAGCTCGAGGCGCTTGCGGCAGGCCGCGATCCGGTGGGTATCTCGTTCGAAGAAGGCGCGCCGGCGGTCGAGTTCGAAGCGGGGAATTACATCCGCGAAGGCTGA
- a CDS encoding MarR family transcriptional regulator translates to MSKTQGKGGSTSPAADESEPAAPITVMLSSRLMVLANLLKRGAMLRYKRLAGLSSVEFGLVASLGRRPPMSVARLAEAVGQDKGQISRALADLVSRKLIAKSANPKDSREVLVSLTKAGLAAHDAVVAGAQERNRRLLEHLSEDEFRTLLRQVDALTAIAAEMLEAEKALR, encoded by the coding sequence ATGAGCAAGACACAGGGCAAGGGCGGGTCGACGTCGCCCGCAGCGGACGAAAGCGAGCCGGCGGCGCCGATCACAGTGATGCTGTCGTCGCGGTTGATGGTGCTCGCCAACCTGCTCAAGCGCGGCGCCATGCTGCGCTACAAGCGCCTCGCCGGATTGTCCTCGGTTGAGTTCGGTCTGGTGGCCTCGCTCGGCCGGCGGCCGCCGATGAGCGTCGCGCGTCTTGCCGAGGCCGTGGGTCAGGACAAGGGACAGATCAGCCGCGCGCTCGCAGACCTCGTGTCGCGCAAGCTGATCGCGAAGTCGGCCAATCCAAAAGACAGTCGCGAGGTGCTGGTCTCGCTGACCAAGGCGGGGCTCGCCGCGCATGATGCGGTCGTCGCCGGCGCGCAGGAGCGCAACCGCCGCCTGCTGGAACATCTCAGCGAAGACGAGTTCCGTACACTGCTGCGGCAGGTCGACGCACTCACCGCTATCGCGGCCGAGATGCTCGAGGCCGAGAAGGCTCTACGCTGA
- a CDS encoding TonB-dependent siderophore receptor, which produces MLRSAVLATASAWVLAPQASFSQSSTQTGAQNLPPVTVAAPEARRRTATAAPRRAQRSVRTVSNPKPQPQRSVGFVETARGPVHGYVAGRSSSGTKTDTPIMETPQSVSVIGAEQIRDQKPNKLDEVLRYTAGVRAGTFGADTRNDWWLIRGFKSDDVGLFLDGMQLFYTSYASWKLQPFNMERVEVLRGPSAVLYGGSSPSGIVNVISKMPPAEPIRYIETGVNNFGNAYVGFDVGGPVATSPENGKLFYRVVGEVQNGATQVNFTPDNNYFIAPSVTWKPDADTTFTVLASASRQDTRGINFLPYRGTVTNAPFGKIPTSFFVGDPNVDKFTREQEMLGYQFERNLTDDLTFRQNARFAHVDITYRGYVGNGWADINTATLGRYNWYAKDTANQADLDNQLEYRINTGPVQHTMLFGVDLKGYQIDDYQAFGFGVPSINVFNPVYGLSEVPLPAPFRNFLITQKQAGTYLQDQMKLGNFTLVLSGRNDWVETTQAARDTGAIVSSRDDSTFSGRAGLIYNFDNGIAPYVAYATSFNPIIGLNAQNQLFLPETGKQAEVGLKVAPKGFDGYFTVSAFDLVRQNVPTTLPGSVPILQTQTGEVTSRGIELEAVANVTRELKLVGAFTSYHLFTSKDLDPTLVGKTPTNTPQMLASGWADYTFKDGPLAGFGFGGGVRYVGSSWADAANTLEVPAVVLGDLAIHYEWQNWRTALNVINVTDKIYVASCASDTSCFYGDRRRVTASVSYKW; this is translated from the coding sequence ATGCTGCGGTCGGCCGTGTTGGCGACCGCATCCGCTTGGGTCTTGGCTCCGCAAGCATCATTCTCACAATCTTCCACGCAGACCGGCGCACAGAATCTGCCGCCGGTGACGGTTGCGGCACCGGAAGCGCGCCGCCGCACGGCGACGGCCGCTCCGCGCCGCGCACAGCGTTCGGTGCGGACCGTCAGCAACCCAAAGCCCCAGCCGCAGCGGAGCGTCGGATTCGTCGAGACCGCGCGCGGCCCGGTGCACGGCTACGTCGCGGGCCGCAGCTCGTCCGGCACCAAGACCGACACGCCGATCATGGAGACGCCGCAGTCGGTGTCGGTCATCGGCGCGGAGCAGATCCGCGACCAGAAGCCGAACAAGCTCGACGAGGTGCTGCGTTACACCGCCGGCGTGCGCGCCGGAACCTTCGGCGCCGACACGCGCAACGATTGGTGGCTAATCCGCGGCTTCAAGTCGGATGACGTCGGGCTGTTCCTCGACGGCATGCAGCTATTCTATACGTCCTATGCGAGCTGGAAGCTGCAGCCCTTCAACATGGAGCGTGTCGAAGTGCTGCGTGGTCCGTCGGCAGTGCTCTATGGCGGATCGAGCCCGAGCGGCATCGTCAACGTCATCAGCAAGATGCCGCCGGCCGAGCCGATCCGCTACATTGAAACCGGCGTCAACAATTTCGGCAATGCCTATGTCGGCTTCGATGTGGGCGGGCCGGTCGCGACCAGCCCCGAGAACGGCAAGCTATTCTACCGCGTCGTCGGCGAGGTCCAGAACGGCGCCACGCAGGTCAACTTCACGCCGGACAACAACTACTTCATTGCACCGTCGGTCACCTGGAAGCCGGATGCCGACACGACCTTCACGGTGCTGGCATCGGCCTCGAGGCAGGACACCCGCGGCATCAACTTCTTGCCTTACCGGGGCACGGTGACCAACGCCCCGTTCGGTAAGATCCCGACCAGCTTCTTCGTCGGTGATCCCAACGTCGACAAGTTCACGCGCGAGCAGGAGATGCTCGGCTACCAGTTCGAGCGCAATCTCACCGACGACCTGACGTTCCGGCAGAATGCTCGCTTTGCGCATGTCGACATCACCTATCGCGGTTACGTCGGCAACGGTTGGGCCGATATCAACACGGCCACTCTCGGCCGCTACAATTGGTACGCGAAGGACACCGCCAACCAGGCCGATCTCGACAACCAGCTCGAGTACCGCATCAACACCGGTCCGGTGCAGCACACGATGCTGTTCGGAGTCGACCTGAAGGGTTATCAGATCGACGACTATCAGGCCTTCGGGTTCGGAGTGCCCTCGATCAACGTCTTCAACCCCGTCTATGGGTTGAGCGAGGTTCCACTACCCGCTCCGTTCCGAAACTTCCTCATCACGCAGAAGCAGGCCGGCACCTATCTTCAGGATCAGATGAAGCTGGGCAACTTCACACTGGTGCTGAGCGGCCGCAATGACTGGGTCGAGACGACGCAAGCCGCCCGTGACACCGGCGCCATCGTCAGCAGTCGCGATGACAGCACGTTCAGCGGGCGCGCCGGGCTGATCTACAATTTCGACAACGGCATCGCGCCCTACGTGGCCTATGCGACGAGCTTTAACCCGATCATCGGCCTCAATGCCCAGAACCAGTTGTTCCTGCCGGAGACCGGCAAGCAGGCAGAAGTCGGTCTGAAGGTCGCGCCCAAGGGATTCGACGGCTATTTCACGGTCTCGGCGTTCGATCTTGTCCGTCAAAATGTGCCGACGACGCTGCCGGGCAGTGTTCCGATCTTGCAAACCCAGACCGGCGAGGTGACCTCGCGCGGTATCGAGCTCGAAGCGGTGGCCAATGTCACACGTGAGCTGAAGCTGGTCGGCGCCTTCACGTCCTATCATCTGTTCACCAGCAAGGACCTCGATCCGACACTTGTCGGCAAGACGCCGACCAACACGCCCCAGATGCTGGCGTCGGGCTGGGCGGACTACACCTTCAAGGATGGCCCGCTTGCGGGATTCGGCTTCGGCGGCGGTGTGCGCTATGTCGGCTCGTCGTGGGCCGATGCCGCCAACACGCTGGAGGTTCCCGCCGTCGTGCTCGGCGATCTCGCGATCCACTACGAATGGCAGAACTGGCGCACGGCACTCAACGTGATCAACGTGACGGACAAGATCTACGTCGCGAGCTGCGCATCGGATACGTCCTGCTTCTATGGCGACCGCCGGCGCGTCACCGCGAGCGTCTCCTACAAGTGGTAA
- a CDS encoding PepSY-associated TM helix domain-containing protein, with translation MKARTIRLWSVVHTWTSLVSTVFLLLLCVTGLPLVFHHEIDELLGYAPQPEAHASAARATPQSIADAALAADPSRVLQYISWDKDQPGIVMAFTNSAPDGAPDNATVRAFDAVSTKLLGPVGVGPMLIVLKLHTDMFAGQAGKLFLGAMGLLFSVAIVSGVVLYWPFTRRFRFATIRDSASRRVVWLDWHNLIGVVTVAWALVVGLTGVVNTWAELMLNQWKATELASMVAPYAGKPPPSHLASLDKVVAGARQAAPGMEIAFIAFPGTPFTSTHHFAAFMRGDTPLTSRLLKPVLLDGETGEVADSRALPMYLQALLISQPLHFGDYGGMPLKLIWAALDVLTIVVIGSGLYLWLARRRRRTSARANAFAKRAPVPT, from the coding sequence GTGAAAGCGCGCACGATCAGGCTCTGGTCCGTGGTCCACACCTGGACCAGCCTGGTCTCGACCGTGTTCCTGCTGCTGCTCTGCGTGACGGGCCTGCCGCTGGTCTTCCATCACGAGATCGATGAGCTCCTGGGCTATGCCCCCCAGCCCGAAGCTCACGCGAGCGCGGCGCGTGCGACGCCCCAAAGCATCGCCGACGCCGCGCTCGCTGCCGACCCTAGCCGGGTGCTGCAATATATCTCCTGGGACAAGGATCAGCCCGGGATCGTGATGGCCTTCACCAACAGCGCCCCCGACGGCGCTCCGGACAATGCCACCGTGCGCGCCTTCGATGCCGTGTCGACGAAATTGCTCGGGCCGGTCGGCGTCGGCCCGATGCTGATCGTGCTGAAGCTGCACACGGACATGTTCGCCGGCCAGGCCGGAAAGCTGTTTCTGGGAGCGATGGGCCTGTTGTTCTCAGTGGCTATCGTCTCCGGCGTTGTGCTGTACTGGCCGTTCACCCGCCGCTTTCGCTTTGCCACCATCCGCGACAGCGCCTCCCGCCGTGTCGTCTGGCTCGATTGGCACAATCTGATCGGGGTCGTCACGGTGGCCTGGGCGCTGGTGGTGGGGCTGACCGGTGTCGTCAACACCTGGGCGGAATTGATGCTGAATCAATGGAAGGCCACCGAGCTCGCCAGCATGGTCGCGCCCTATGCCGGCAAGCCGCCGCCTTCGCATCTTGCCTCGCTCGACAAGGTTGTCGCAGGCGCAAGGCAGGCTGCCCCGGGCATGGAGATCGCCTTCATCGCCTTTCCAGGGACGCCATTCACCTCCACGCACCATTTTGCCGCCTTCATGCGCGGGGATACGCCGCTCACCTCACGGCTCCTGAAGCCGGTCCTGCTCGACGGTGAAACGGGAGAGGTCGCAGACAGCCGGGCGCTGCCGATGTACCTCCAGGCGCTCCTGATCTCCCAGCCGCTGCATTTCGGCGACTACGGCGGCATGCCGCTCAAGCTGATCTGGGCTGCGCTCGACGTGCTGACGATTGTCGTGATCGGCAGCGGTCTCTATCTTTGGCTGGCCCGGCGGCGGAGACGGACGTCCGCCCGCGCTAATGCATTCGCCAAACGAGCCCCGGTCCCGACGTGA